The Pan paniscus chromosome 1, NHGRI_mPanPan1-v2.0_pri, whole genome shotgun sequence genome has a segment encoding these proteins:
- the KPLCE gene encoding protein KPLCE, which translates to MCDQQKQPQFPPSCVKGSGLGAGQGTNGASVKCPVPCQTQTVCVTGPAPCPTQTYVKYQVPCQTQTYVKCPAPCQRTYVKYPTPCQTYVKCPAPCQTTYVKCPTPCQTYVKCPASCQMTYIKSPAPCQTQTCYVQGASPCQSYYVQAPASGSTSQYCVPDPCSAPYSTSYCCLAPRTFGVSPLRRWIQRPQNSNTGSSGCCENSGSSGCCGSGGCGCSCGCGSSGCCCLGIIPMRSRGPACCDHEDDCCC; encoded by the coding sequence ATGTGTGACCAGCAGAAGCAGCCACAGTTCCCTCCATCTTGTGTGAAAGGTTCGGGACTAGGGGCTGGGCAGGGTACCAATGGTGCCTCTGTGAAATGCCCAGTTCCATGCCAGACCCAAACTGTCTGTGTGACAGGCCCTGCTCCATGCCCTACTCAAACTTATGTGAAGTACCAAGTTCCATGCCAGACTCAAACCTACGTGAAGTGCCCAGCTCCCTGCCAGAGGACCTATGTGAAATACCCAACACCCTGCCAAACCTATGTGAAGTGCCCAGCTCCCTGCCAGACAACCTATGTAAAATGCCCAACTCCCTGCCAAACCTACGTGAAGTGCCCAGCTTCCTGCCAGATGACCTACATCAAAAGTCCAGCTCCCTGCCAGACCCAGACGTGCTATGTCCAGGGTGCTTCTCCTTGCCAGAGCTATTATGTTCAAGCTCCTGCAAGTGGCTCAACCTCCCAGTACTGTGTCCCTGACCCATGCTCTGCTCCCTATTCCACCAGCTACTGCTGTCTGGCTCCCCGGACCTTCGGGGTGAGTCCCCTGAGACGCTGGATTCAGCGGCCCCAGAACAGCAACACAGGATCGTCTGGCTGCTGTGAGAATTCGGGAAGCTCTGGATGCTGTGGTTCTGGGGGCTGTGGCTGCAGCTGTGGATGTGGCAGCTCTGGGTGCTGCTGTTTGGGAATTATCCCCATGAGGTCCCGAGGTCCTGCATGCTGTGACCATGAGGATGACTGCTGCTGCTAA